From Cellulophaga lytica DSM 7489, a single genomic window includes:
- a CDS encoding fasciclin domain-containing protein, with translation MKFPLIHLVIAMLSAGYLSAQNTSATINNQGMNPNFSIVENTQQSQTHKTLLAAMQGSDLEDLLRNDGPFTVFAPSDKAFSKMSSEKLTELLKSENKKDLTSLLTYHIIAGKISASKILKAMCQGNGVATYTTIQGKKIVATMKGTDIILTDALGHSAKITAADAEQCNGVMHLIDSVILPKQI, from the coding sequence ATGAAATTCCCCCTAATTCATCTAGTAATAGCTATGCTATCTGCAGGCTATTTATCAGCTCAAAACACTTCTGCAACTATTAATAACCAAGGGATGAACCCTAATTTTTCTATTGTAGAAAATACACAGCAGTCACAAACACACAAAACTTTATTAGCGGCTATGCAAGGATCAGATTTAGAAGATTTGTTACGTAACGATGGCCCTTTTACTGTATTTGCACCTAGTGATAAGGCATTTAGTAAAATGTCTTCTGAGAAATTAACTGAGTTGTTAAAAAGTGAAAATAAAAAGGACTTAACCTCTTTGCTTACATACCATATTATTGCCGGAAAAATATCTGCTTCTAAAATTTTAAAAGCAATGTGCCAAGGAAATGGAGTAGCAACTTACACTACCATACAGGGTAAAAAAATTGTTGCAACTATGAAGGGTACAGATATAATACTTACAGATGCATTAGGGCACTCTGCTAAAATTACAGCTGCAGATGCAGAACAATGTAATGGTGTTATGCATCTTATAGACAGCGTAATTTTACCAAAGCAGATTTAA